ATGCGCGTGCCATAATGTGGGGCCGCATGCGCTCAACCGGGATGATATGATGGAGTTTCCTCCTCAGACCGACATCGACACGGTGGATGAAATTGCCCGTCCGGTGTTCAGCCTGATCACCGAAGCGACCTTCGTCGGCGAAACGGAGCCGCATCGGCATAACAAAGCGCAGTTGATGTACGTCCTCAGTGGCGTGCTGACGGTTCAGGCCGCCGGCGGCATCTGGACGGTTCCGCCACATTGCGCGTTGTGGATACCCGGCGGCGTCTCCCATGCCGGCAAAATGGATGGTCACATCAGGATCGGCAGTCTGTATATCGATCCGGGCCTGGCCGCTCCGCTTGACCAGGACTGCGGCATTCTGTTCATCCAGCCCTTCCTTCGCGAATTGATCCTGCGCTTCGATTTTGAAACTTCGCTGGAAAAAATGGATCATGGGCGCGAGACGCGGCTGATATCGGTACTGCTCGACGAACTGGCCGCAGCACCCCTTGAGCCGATCCATTTGCCGATGCCGAACGATAGAAGGCTCCGGCGGCTGACCGAGGCCATGATCGAAAATCCGGGTCTGCGATTCACCATCGATGAGTGGGGCGCCCGCGTCGGCGCGAGCAACCGGACGCTCAGCCGGCTGTTTCAGCGCGAGACCGGCTTGTCATTCGTTCGCTGGCGGCAGCAATTGCATATCGGTCTGGCGCTTCAGCGCCTCGCGCAAGGCGAACTGGTTACCAACATTGCCAGCGATCT
This window of the Martelella lutilitoris genome carries:
- a CDS encoding AraC family transcriptional regulator, which translates into the protein MEFPPQTDIDTVDEIARPVFSLITEATFVGETEPHRHNKAQLMYVLSGVLTVQAAGGIWTVPPHCALWIPGGVSHAGKMDGHIRIGSLYIDPGLAAPLDQDCGILFIQPFLRELILRFDFETSLEKMDHGRETRLISVLLDELAAAPLEPIHLPMPNDRRLRRLTEAMIENPGLRFTIDEWGARVGASNRTLSRLFQRETGLSFVRWRQQLHIGLALQRLAQGELVTNIASDLGYESVSAFISMFRRMLGTTPARYFGEAASGAAERGDRKTLARNEEIGANTDAAVKSTIKSTFLRAM